In a genomic window of Salmo trutta chromosome 32, fSalTru1.1, whole genome shotgun sequence:
- the LOC115170711 gene encoding putative short-chain dehydrogenase/reductase family 42E member 2 produces the protein MELCGPSMKDNGGSLCQTEQLPYPCVPLPDPGSAGCRIQANRHLHNHHLNHQLQSWVSRPDLTSTPTPASRHRANGVVGAWCSSPECPASRLDEVTDQALRGAGMGTGRVLVTGGAGYFGLRLGRALVSQGVSVVLLDLHKPQWDTPDGTVFHQSDIRDYDSLYKICEGVDCIFHTASYGMSGPEQLRKEQVESVNVGGTNNVINVCVEKGITRLVYTSTINVTFAGKPIEEGDEDSLPCVPLDMHIDHYSRTKSISDQMVLTANGRSLKGGGLLRTCVLRPSGIYGPEERRHLHRVMVNVERRLFSFSFGNRQAKMNWVHVDNLVLAHVLAAESLTPKRNCVASGQAYFINDGESVNLFEWLTPLFEKLGYSRPLIHLPVSLVYSAAILMECLHLALRPIVEIPLLFTRNEVRNIAVSHTFKIEKARRDLGYCPRRYSLGDSVDQYIRSRPSRSRPSPLGPSRTVPLLLVLLLVLGFSLAVLLLCSWLWEH, from the exons ATGGAGTTGTGTGGCCCCAGTATGAAGGACAACGGAGGTTCTCTGTGCCAGACAGAGCAGCTACCCTACCCCTGTGTCCCCCTGCCTGACCCAGGCAGTGCTGGGTGCCGTATCCAGGCTAATAGACACCTTCACAACCACCACCTCAACCATCAGCTCCAGTCCTGGGTGAGCCGACCagacctaacctcaaccccaactCCAGCCTCCCGACACAGGGCCAATGGGGTGGTGGGTGCCTGGTGCAGCAGCCCGGAGTGTCCAGCCTCCCGCCTGGATGAAGTGACTGATCAGGCCTTGAGAGGGGCAGGGATGGGGACAGGCAGGGTGCTGGTGACCGGGGGAGCAGGGTATTTTGGGTTGAGGCTGGGGAGAGCTCTGGTCAGCCAGGGAGTGTCTGTGGTGCTACTGGATCTTCACAAGCCACAGTGGGATACTCCAGATGGTACTGTCTTCCATCAG AGCGACATCCGGGACTATGATTCTCTGTATAAGATCTGTGAGGGGGTCGACTGTATATTCCACACCGCTTCCTATGGGATGTCAGGCCCAGAACAG CTGAGGAAAGAGCAGGTGGAGTCAGTCAACGTCGGAGGGACGAACAACGTCATTAATG tgtgtgtggagAAGGGCATCACCAGGCTGGTCTACACCAGTACGATCAATGTGACGTTTGCTGGCAAACCCATAGAGGAGGGCGATGAGGACTCATTGCCCTGTGTGCCCCTGGACATG CACATAGACCACTACTCCAGGACTAAATCTATCTCTGACCAGATGGTCCTAACAGCCAATGGACGCTCACTCAAAG GTGGGGGTCTCTTGCGGACCTGTGTCCTGAGACCCTCAGGCATCTACGGGCCAGAAGAGAGACGACACCTACACAGGGTTATG gtgaaTGTGGAGCGCCGGTTGTTCAGTTTTAGCTTTGGAAACCGCCAGGCCAAGATGAACTGGGTCCATGTGGACAACCTGGTGTTGGCCCACGTCCTGGCTGCTGAAAGCCTCACACCCAAGAGGAACTGTGTGGCT AGTGGACAGGCCTACTTCATCAACGACGGGGAATCTGTCAACCTGTTTGAATGGTTAACACCACTG tTTGAGAAGCTGGGGTACAGCCGACCGTTGATACACTTGCCTGTCTCACTGGTCTATTCAGCAG CCATTCTGATGGAATGTTTACACCTGGCTCTGAGGCCAATAGTGGAGATCCCTCTGCTCTTCACCAGAAATGAG GTGAGGAACATTGCAGTGAGCCACACCTTCAAGATCGAGAAGGCCCGTCGAGATCTGGGCTACTGCCCCAGACGCTACAGCCTGGGGGACTCAGTGGACCAGTACATACGGTCCCGACCATCCCGCTCCAGGCCCTCCCCCCTAGGCCCCTCTCGGACTGTTCCCCTACTCCTGGTCCTCCTGCTGGTGTTGGGGTTCAGCCTGGCTGTCCTCCTGCTTTGCTCCTGGCTCTGGGAACACTAG
- the LOC115171643 gene encoding von Willebrand factor A domain-containing protein 3A-like: MVKHLQLTPGELKQYLTQTERLLLRYIQRLQWLLSGSRRVFGAVLEREVCVLLDVSGSMAPCLGELKTKLASLIWEQLHHNTVRFSLLAFSEGVKVWRPALQEPTEEACRDAVQWAYQLNTHGGTNTLEALHVMGLNWLWVWGQCGPVPAE; the protein is encoded by the exons ATGGTGAAGCACCTGCAGCTGACTCCAGGAGAGTTAAAACAGTACCTTACTCAGACTGAGAGACTCCTGCTGCGCTACATACAGAGGCTGCAATGGCTGCTCTCCG GTAGCAGGCGTGTGTTTGGGGCGGTGctggagagggaggtgtgtgtgctgCTGGATGTGTCCGGCTCCATGGCTCCCTGCCTGGGGGAGCTGAAGACCAAGCTGGCCTCTCTCATCTGGGAACAGCTGCATCACAACACAGTCAG GTTCTCTCTGCTGGCGTTCTCCGAGGGGGTGAAGGTGTGGCGTCCGGCACTGCAGGAGCCTACAGAGGAGGCATGCCGCGACGCGGTGCAGTGGGCATATCAGCTCAACACCCATGGGGGAACCAACACTCTGGAGGCCCTGCACGTGATGGGTTTAA ACTGGCTGTGGGTTTGGGGACAGTGTGGGCCTGTACCTGCTGAGTGA